The genomic DNA ACCCGCAATTTTATTAACGGTTCCATACACATTCATTCTCTTTTAACATAAAAACACATCACTACTTTTGAGTAGTAATGTGTTTTTGATAATGCATAGATAAAGATCTACTTTTCCGTCTATATACTAACCCGCTTACTAATTGTTTCCCTCGCTAAAAGAAAACTCATAATTACTTGCGCAGCTACTCGGCTCGTCATATCCCTAAAATCAAGAGTTGGATCAATCTCTACTATATCCATTCCTTGAACGAGCGGTTCTTTACCAAGGAATTCAATCGCATCTAGTAAAGTCGTACTATCCATTCCACCAGGCCCAATTGCTGGACAACCTGGTGCAAACGCTTGGTCTAGTACATCCATATCAAGAGAAATATAAATAGAAGTCACACCTTGTTTTCTTAATACTTCAATACTTTCCGTGATAATATCTTTTATTTCTCGCTCTCGTACGTCTTTCATTGTATACACTGTTACGCCATGCTCTATTGCATATTCATGGTACGCACGTGCGTTAGAAAAATTACGAATTCCAATTTGAACAAGTTGTTTCCCTGTAATGACATCATTTTCTAATAAACTACGGAATGGTGTACCATTTGACGGGCCTCCATCATCTAAATTACGTAAATCATGATGAGCATCAAATTGAATAATCCCGACCTTTCCTTTACTGTTTGTAAAGCCTGTTATACTCGGAAAACTAATCGAGTGGTCACCACCAAGAACGATTGGTACCATGTTCGGATTTACTTTCGTTACATGACCAACTGTTTTCGCAATTCGGTTATGACTTTCTTTTATATCCGTCACATGCATCGTGATATCGCCGCAATCATATAAGACACTTTCTTTCATATCGTGTTCTTCTGTAATTGCGTACGTACTATATGCATCTAACATCGCACGAATTGTTTTTGGAGCAAAACTTGCTCCTGAATGACTAATAGATGGCTTAGAAAGGGGTGCTCCAATTAAGGCAGCACCGAATATTTCTACGCCTTCCTCCCAATCTTTAATCATCTCACTCCATTTTGTCACTTCACGATCAATAAACTTTGCATTCTTCTTTAAATAGTGGCCGTGCTCCACGATTGTTCACCTCTTGTATATGCAATATTACCATTCTTCCATACTGTATTCACATGACTTACGCCGTAATGATACGGTACGTAAGCATAATTATAAGCATCCCATAAAACTAAATCTGCCTTACGACCAACTCTAATTTTCCCAGCTACATCACCACGGTTAATGGCATATGATGAGTTAACCGTTACGGCATTCCACACTTCTTCTGGTGTCATTTTCAGTTTTAGCATCGCAATGCTCATAATAAGCTGAATATTTTCAGTTGGACAGCTACCTGGGTTAAAGTCTGTAGCTAACGCAACTGCAACACCTTCATCAATCATTTTACGACCACGAGCAAAGCTTTCTTTATTTAAATAGAAAGTTGTTCCTGGTAATAATGTTGCTACTGTATTCGAGTTTGCAAGCATTTCAATCCCTTTATCAGAAGCGCCAACTAAATGGTCCGCTGATGCTGCACCAATTTCTGCCGCTGCTTCCGCACCACCAAGAGGGTCTATTTCATCCGCATGAATTTTCACATCAAAGCCAAGCTCTTTCGCTTTTAATAAAAACTCTTTTGATTCTTCGACAGAGAACACACCTGTTTCACAGAAAATATCAACGAACTCCGCTAATTGCTTCTCTTTCATTTCTGGCAATAAGTCTAACATCCATTGTAAAAATTCTTTCGATCTACCTTTATATTCTTTCGGAACTGCATGAGCACCTAAAAATGTGGAAACTAAATCGATCGGATGCTCTTTTTGTAATTGTGCTGTTGCCTCTAATTGTTTCCATTCCGTCTCATCATCTAATCCGTAACCGCTCTTCGCTTCTACAGTAGTAACTCCGAAAGATAGCATACGGTCTAAATGGAATTTCGCTTTTTGAACAAGTTCTTCCTTCGACGCCTGTTTCGTTGCATTTACAGTTGAAAGAATACCTCCGCCTTGTTCTAAAATTTCTAAGTACGGAACTCCTTGTAATTTTAGTGCGATTTCATTTTCGCGAGATCCACCAAATACAAGATGAGTATGCGGATCAACAAGACCAGGAGAAACCATTTTCCCGCCGCAATCAATAACTTCTTTCGCCTGAAGTCCTTTCGCTTCTTCCGCTGTTCCAACGAAAGTGATTACATCATTTTCAATTCCAACCACACCGTTTTCGATAACAGGAAGCGTGTTCATCGCTTCCCGCCTTAACAAGCCATCTTCTTGATCCATTGTTAGTAATTGACCGATATTTATTAGTAAAGTGTCCAGCATGTTTTCTCCCCCTTATTTCATCATTGGAATGTTAACGCCTTTTTCTTTCGCAGTTTCCACTGCTAAGTCATATCCTGCATCAACGTGACGAACAATACCCATACCAGGGTCAGAAGTTAATACGCGCTCAATACGTTTTGCTGCTGCTTCTGTTCCATCTGCAACAATAACCATTCCAGCGTGAAGTGAATAACCCATACCAACGCCGCCACCGTGGTGAACAGATACCCAACTCGCACCGTTTACACTATTAATTAATGCATTTAAAATTGGCCAGTCTGCTACTGCATCACTACCGTCTTTCATCGCTTCTGTTTCACGGTTTGGAGATGCTACTGAACCGCAATCTAAATGGTCACGACCAATAACGATCGGTGCTGATAATTCACCATTTGCCACCATTTCATTAATGATGCGGCCAAACTTCGCACGCTCACCGTAACCTAGCCAACAAATACGTGATGGAAGCCCTTGGAACTCCACTTGTTGACGCGCCATACGAATCCAGTTACATAAATGCTCATTGTCAGCGAATTCTCGTAAAATTACTTCATCTGTTTTATAAATATCTTCTGGATCACCAGAAAGAGCTACCCAGCGGAATGGTCCTTTTCCTTCACAGAATAATGGACGAATAAATGCTGGAACAAATCCTGGGAAATCGAAAGCATTTTTCAAACCTTCATCGAAAGCAACTTGGCGAATGTTATTTCCATAATCAAATGTAATTGCGCCTTTTTCTTGCATCGCAAGCATTGCTTCTACGTGCTTTGTCATACTTTCTTTTGATAATTGTACGTAACGTTCTGGGTCTTCTTCACGAAGTTTCGCTGCCTCTTCTAACGTATAACCTACTGGAATATAACCGTTTAATGGATCATGAGCAGATGTTTGGTCCGTAACTAAGTCAGGGATAATATTACGATTTACTAACTCAGGTAAAATTTCTGCTGCATTACCTAATAATCCAATTGAAATAGGCTCTTTCTTCTCTTTATACTCGTTTGCAATAGCCAATGCTTCTTCTAATGATTCTGTATACTTATCACAATATCTCTTTTCAATACGACGATCGATGCTGCGCTTATCTACATCAATAGCAATGACAACACCGCCATTCATCGTTACAGCAAGAGGTTGTGCACCACCCATACCACCTAAACCAGCAGTAAGTGTTAATGTACCTTTTAATGAACCATCGAAATGTTGACGAGCTGCCTCACCAAATGTTTCATATGTTCCTTGTAGAATCCCTTGTGTTCCAATGTAAATCCAGCTACCAGCTGTCATTTGTCCGTACATCATAAGTCCTTTTTTCTCTAGTTCTCGGAAGTGATCCCAATTCGCCCATTTTGGTACTAAGTTTGAGTTCGCTAACAGAACGCGCGGTGCATCTTCATGTGATTTAAAAATGGCAACTGGTTTTCCTGATTGAACAAGTAACGTTTCATCGCTTTCTAACGTTTTTAATGAATCTACAATTGCATTGTAGCTTTCCCAGTTACGAGCTGCACGGCCAATTCCGCCATATACAACTAATTCTTCTGGTTTTTCAGCAACTTCAGGATCTAAATTGTTCATTAACATACGAAGTGCAGCTTCTTGCACCCACCCTTTCGTTTGTAACTCTGTACCTCTTGGCGCGCGAATTGTTTGTTGTACTTTTTCCATTTCAATCTCTCCCTTTTCTCATTTTATAGTGCTGCGTTTACATCTAATCTTTCTTTTATCGAATAATTCGTTTTTAACCAATGCGCAATATTTTCAATATCCGTTGAGAATATACGGTCATTTGTAATAGAAGGTACTTGCTGACGACCTTGATGGTAGAAGCTCTTCGTCACTGTACTCATGTTTTCAATACCACGATATTCTGCTGCTTGCATTGCACAAATCATCTCAATTGAAAGAACACGTCTTGCATTTTGAATAATTTGATGTGCATGGCGTGAAGCAATTGTTCCCATACTTACATGATCTTCTTGGTTAGCTGACGACGGGATTGAATCTACACTCGCTGGATGTGCTAACGTTTTATTCTCAGAAACAAGTGATGCTGCTGCATACTGCATAATCATTGCACCAGACTGAAGTCCTGGTTCTGGACTTAAAAATGGAGGTAAATCATTTAATTGCGGATTTACTAAACGCTCAATACGACGCTCCGAAATATTTGCAAGTTCCGCCATTCCTACTTTTAAGAAGTCCATCGCAAACGCAATCGGTTGACCATGGAAATTCCCGCCCGAAATTACTTTTTCTCCGCCATCAAAGATTAGCGGATTATCCGTTGCTGCATTCATTTCAATTTCTAATTTTTCTTTCACATAATTCAAAACTTGCCAAGAAGCACCGTGTACTTGCGGGATACAGCGAAGTGAATAGGCATCCTGTACACGTAGTTCTCCTTGTTTTGTTGTTAACTTACTATCATGAAGAATGTCACGAATTCTGCTTGCTACATCTACTTGCTCTTTATAACCACGTGCTTTATGAACATTTTCATCAAATGCATCAATAATGCCTTGTAACCCTTCAATTGTCATCGAAGCAATTAGTTCAGCTTGATACGCCGTTGCTTCTGCCTCTATATAAGAAAGAACTCCTTGTGCTGTCATCGCCTGCGTACCATTAATTAACGCAAGACCTTCTTTCGCTTCAAGTTCAATTGGCTCAAGCCCTTCTTCTGTAAGAGCAACCATTGCATGAACGCGTTTCCCTTTATAGAACACTTCACCTTCGCCTAATAATACGAGAGCGAGATGAGATAAAGGTGCTAAATCTCCACTTGCACCAAGTGAACCTTGTTGCGGGACAACTGGGTGAATTTTACGATTTACAAACTCAAGAAGCATATTTACAACAAGCGGTCTAACACCAGATACTCCTTTAAGCATCGTGTTCGCTCGTAAAATTAACATACCGCGTGATACTTCTTCAGGGAATGGATCGCCTATACCGCATGCATGTGACTGAATTAAATTGTGTTGAAGTGCCTTTACATCATCTTTTTGAATAAGCACATCACTGAACTTTCCAAATCCAGTTGTAATACCATAAACGACTTTTCCGTCCTCGACAATTTTCTCAACAACTTCGCGGCACTCCGCCACCTTTTGCATACTAGTTGGACAGGCTGTTACACCTTCCCCTTCAAGTAACAATCTCTTCATTTCTTCAATTGTCAATGTGTGTCCTGTTAACGTAATCATTCTTTTTTTCCTCCTTAAAAAGGCAAAAGGGGACCTTATCTTTTTAAGACAGACTTCTGTCCTAAAAAAGTAAGGCCCCCTTCTAACTAATAGACTATGGGCAAATCATATGTGATTAATTCCTAAACCAATCGCCTCATGCTCAGATCCTTTTACAGGTGCACCAATCGTTCCATATAGCGCAACAGCAACCCATTCGCCTTCTTTTTTTCCGTCGTATGGTCTACCGCGCACAATCGCAAATCGAAGTCCTACTGTACGAAGAACGTCTGCTAACTGAATTTGACCTCTCGTCACTCCGTACAATGCTTCCATAATTGCATGATAAAGTGCATGTGTTTCTCTGTAAACATCTGTTTCAATAACTTGGTTGCTCTTAGCCGCTGTTTCCATTGCTGCTACAACTTTTTGCGAATTCATCGAACCCACTTTCCCCGTACAATACTTCCAACCTTTTGGAATAGATAATACAGGGCTTTCATTCTCATCCGCAAGTGCCAACAACATGGCCATACGACCAATTCGATGTGTTCCTTGGAGAAGCATGTGACTCTCTCATTTCTTTTAATTATTTGAATATTTCTTAATTTAAGAATATATGAAAACGGTTAAATCGTCAATAGTTTAAACTCACATTCAAACATTTTTTTCATCTCCTCCATTTGTGTACACAAATGATTTACACAAATTTTTCAGACGTGCTATAGTCTCACTAACAGATGCAAAGGGGCGATATTTCAATGACGAAGCGAAAAGATATTCATTTTCGAATTGAAGAAAAATTACTTGAAAGGTTTGAATCTGCACTTCAATATGAAGGTTTAAAGAAAACCGACGTATTAACACATGCGATTCAGCAATTTTGCACGAAGGTGGAATGTGAAAAAATGAATGATGTAAAACGGCAATATAGCGTCAGTAACAATTTACAAACACGTATCGATACGCATAAACATTACGAAGAAAAACAAGTGAATTTAGATGAAATCGTTATTGAACATTTACAACTTCAAGGGGAAGAAAGCATATTAGAGGTTGGGTGCGCTAGTGGAAAATTCCTTTCCCTTTTACAAACAAATGGTCATAAAGGCCCATTAACCGGGTTGGATCAATCCGAAGCTATGCTTGCTCAAGCTGCTAAGACGAATAACTTAATAGAATGGAAACGAGGGGATGCTAATAAACTTCCTTTTGAAACAAATTGTTATGACCTAATAATTGCAAGACATATGTTATACCATGTGAAAGACGTTGAAACAACAATTCAAGGATTACATAAAGTAATTCGTCCCGGCGGCTCACTTTTAGCTACAACAAATTCTAACGATACACTACCTCGTATAATTGAAATGTGTAACCGCATGTTAGACGCATTTGATTTACCGAAAACAACATCATCAGTCACTCCATTTTGTTTAGAAAACGGTAAAGAGATATTACAATCCGTTTTTCCAACTGTTGAAGAAACAGTTATTCATAATGCGCTCGTTTTTCATCATGCTACCCCAATAGTAAACTATATTTCTAGCATGTTTCCATCGCTAAATATACCCGATAATATGTATCTTCAAGCCGAGATGAAAGAATGGCTAACAGAAGAAATCAACAAGGAATTATCTCTCCATAACGGTATATGGCGCGATCCAAAAACGTTAGTAATTTATCGGTGTAAAAAAGAAAAAAGCTAGCATTTGCTAGCTTTTACACGTTTTCTCGTAAAAGTTTCTCCATTACTACATTGCCTTTACCACAATAAAAATTTGTATTATGTTCGTCTGCCACTCCAAAATAAGAGGCAATCACTATTCCAAATGCTACAAATGCATGCCCCTGTGCTGTAATAATATTTGAATGTTTCACAACTTCTTCATACACAAAATTTTTTACTGGAAAACAATCGAATTTTTGATAATCTATAGTCGCAGTATAAGAAATCCCCTTAAATAAGCCTGCTTTTGCTAGCGCATACGGTCCAGCGCAAATTGCCGCCACTAATTTTTCTTGTTCATGAAATTGCCGAATGATTGAAAAAAGAGTTTTTGCATCTTTTAACTGTACTTCTTCTCCACCTGGAATAAGTATCCCCTCATACTCATCTACACGTACTTCACTTACTTCTATATGCGGCTGCACTTGCAACCCAGTTTCACTTATAACCAATTCCTTAGTTAAACCTACTGTAATGATGTCATATTTCTTTTTCAGCAATGCTGTAGCTACCGTTATTTCAAACTCCGCAAATGTTGGATATACGAATAAAAGTATTTTTTTCATAACGCTTTCTCCTTCAACCATCTCATAAAATATGCCTCTAATTCGTCCACTGTTAATCTATTCGTGTCCAAATAAGTTACAGGAAATTGTCTATACCAATCTTTTTCCGTTTCTACTAATTTAAATTGCTCATCAAATGTACTTCGTTTTCTTGTCCTATCGTTATTTTTTCTATCATATACATTCTTTTTCGTCACATCTAA from Bacillus cereus G9842 includes the following:
- the hutG gene encoding formimidoylglutamase, which encodes MEHGHYLKKNAKFIDREVTKWSEMIKDWEEGVEIFGAALIGAPLSKPSISHSGASFAPKTIRAMLDAYSTYAITEEHDMKESVLYDCGDITMHVTDIKESHNRIAKTVGHVTKVNPNMVPIVLGGDHSISFPSITGFTNSKGKVGIIQFDAHHDLRNLDDGGPSNGTPFRSLLENDVITGKQLVQIGIRNFSNARAYHEYAIEHGVTVYTMKDVREREIKDIITESIEVLRKQGVTSIYISLDMDVLDQAFAPGCPAIGPGGMDSTTLLDAIEFLGKEPLVQGMDIVEIDPTLDFRDMTSRVAAQVIMSFLLARETISKRVSI
- the hutI gene encoding imidazolonepropionase, with amino-acid sequence MLDTLLINIGQLLTMDQEDGLLRREAMNTLPVIENGVVGIENDVITFVGTAEEAKGLQAKEVIDCGGKMVSPGLVDPHTHLVFGGSRENEIALKLQGVPYLEILEQGGGILSTVNATKQASKEELVQKAKFHLDRMLSFGVTTVEAKSGYGLDDETEWKQLEATAQLQKEHPIDLVSTFLGAHAVPKEYKGRSKEFLQWMLDLLPEMKEKQLAEFVDIFCETGVFSVEESKEFLLKAKELGFDVKIHADEIDPLGGAEAAAEIGAASADHLVGASDKGIEMLANSNTVATLLPGTTFYLNKESFARGRKMIDEGVAVALATDFNPGSCPTENIQLIMSIAMLKLKMTPEEVWNAVTVNSSYAINRGDVAGKIRVGRKADLVLWDAYNYAYVPYHYGVSHVNTVWKNGNIAYTRGEQSWSTATI
- the hutU gene encoding urocanate hydratase, with protein sequence MEKVQQTIRAPRGTELQTKGWVQEAALRMLMNNLDPEVAEKPEELVVYGGIGRAARNWESYNAIVDSLKTLESDETLLVQSGKPVAIFKSHEDAPRVLLANSNLVPKWANWDHFRELEKKGLMMYGQMTAGSWIYIGTQGILQGTYETFGEAARQHFDGSLKGTLTLTAGLGGMGGAQPLAVTMNGGVVIAIDVDKRSIDRRIEKRYCDKYTESLEEALAIANEYKEKKEPISIGLLGNAAEILPELVNRNIIPDLVTDQTSAHDPLNGYIPVGYTLEEAAKLREEDPERYVQLSKESMTKHVEAMLAMQEKGAITFDYGNNIRQVAFDEGLKNAFDFPGFVPAFIRPLFCEGKGPFRWVALSGDPEDIYKTDEVILREFADNEHLCNWIRMARQQVEFQGLPSRICWLGYGERAKFGRIINEMVANGELSAPIVIGRDHLDCGSVASPNRETEAMKDGSDAVADWPILNALINSVNGASWVSVHHGGGVGMGYSLHAGMVIVADGTEAAAKRIERVLTSDPGMGIVRHVDAGYDLAVETAKEKGVNIPMMK
- the hutH gene encoding histidine ammonia-lyase produces the protein MITLTGHTLTIEEMKRLLLEGEGVTACPTSMQKVAECREVVEKIVEDGKVVYGITTGFGKFSDVLIQKDDVKALQHNLIQSHACGIGDPFPEEVSRGMLILRANTMLKGVSGVRPLVVNMLLEFVNRKIHPVVPQQGSLGASGDLAPLSHLALVLLGEGEVFYKGKRVHAMVALTEEGLEPIELEAKEGLALINGTQAMTAQGVLSYIEAEATAYQAELIASMTIEGLQGIIDAFDENVHKARGYKEQVDVASRIRDILHDSKLTTKQGELRVQDAYSLRCIPQVHGASWQVLNYVKEKLEIEMNAATDNPLIFDGGEKVISGGNFHGQPIAFAMDFLKVGMAELANISERRIERLVNPQLNDLPPFLSPEPGLQSGAMIMQYAAASLVSENKTLAHPASVDSIPSSANQEDHVSMGTIASRHAHQIIQNARRVLSIEMICAMQAAEYRGIENMSTVTKSFYHQGRQQVPSITNDRIFSTDIENIAHWLKTNYSIKERLDVNAAL
- the hutP gene encoding hut operon transcriptional regulator HutP — translated: MLLQGTHRIGRMAMLLALADENESPVLSIPKGWKYCTGKVGSMNSQKVVAAMETAAKSNQVIETDVYRETHALYHAIMEALYGVTRGQIQLADVLRTVGLRFAIVRGRPYDGKKEGEWVAVALYGTIGAPVKGSEHEAIGLGINHI
- a CDS encoding class I SAM-dependent methyltransferase, whose product is MTKRKDIHFRIEEKLLERFESALQYEGLKKTDVLTHAIQQFCTKVECEKMNDVKRQYSVSNNLQTRIDTHKHYEEKQVNLDEIVIEHLQLQGEESILEVGCASGKFLSLLQTNGHKGPLTGLDQSEAMLAQAAKTNNLIEWKRGDANKLPFETNCYDLIIARHMLYHVKDVETTIQGLHKVIRPGGSLLATTNSNDTLPRIIEMCNRMLDAFDLPKTTSSVTPFCLENGKEILQSVFPTVEETVIHNALVFHHATPIVNYISSMFPSLNIPDNMYLQAEMKEWLTEEINKELSLHNGIWRDPKTLVIYRCKKEKS
- a CDS encoding DJ-1/PfpI family protein, giving the protein MKKILLFVYPTFAEFEITVATALLKKKYDIITVGLTKELVISETGLQVQPHIEVSEVRVDEYEGILIPGGEEVQLKDAKTLFSIIRQFHEQEKLVAAICAGPYALAKAGLFKGISYTATIDYQKFDCFPVKNFVYEEVVKHSNIITAQGHAFVAFGIVIASYFGVADEHNTNFYCGKGNVVMEKLLRENV